In Candidatus Atribacteria bacterium ADurb.Bin276, the genomic stretch TCTCAAAATATATCAATACAGTTTTGAGTAACACCTATAAATATTATTTTTATCTCAACCATATAATCTGAAAATACCATCAAATGAATTTCCCCATTGAGGGGGGTGTGCCCTTAATCCGTCATCCTGAGCCCTCGTTTAGTGAGGGCGTGAGGATCTCATCTGACACCACAGGTGTCATCCTGAGCGGTGCTTTTCCGCGTGAGGATCTCATCTTTTCTTTATAAATGCTTTAAAGGATGAGATTCTCACGTCGCATAATACGCTCCTCAGAATGACGGAGTGGGTGGATGAGATTGCCACGTCGTCCAACTAAAAGACGGTTAGCCTCCTCGAAATCAGACTGTGTCACAATAATTCTGTAAATTATTTACCCCCACTAATGCTAATATTTTATAGTAATATTGGGGATAGATAACCAAAAACAAAAGATAAATGTACCTTGTCCTCCACTTTCAAGCTATTCCCGGTGTATGAAAGGGATTGTGACACAGCCTGAATGAAGTTTTTAGATAGGTATTTTCATCCTCATCTGGTGTTACATAAATTGCATGAATATCTACTCGACACTGAGTAATAACTGGTATTTACTATGCCATTCTTTTTCTATACGAGTATTATAAGCCATCCACCGATCTAAAAGCTTTTGAGCGATAACAAATTGTTTTTTTACTTCCTGGGGCGATGTACTCCCCTCTGATTGCTTTCGGTTTATTGATTGCTTTTCATCAAGAACCAGTGCAACTTCCTGATCCAGTTGTCCAATATAATTTTCAAGTTCTTGAAAACTCAAGTCTTGAAAACTTTTATCTTGAGAAACTAACTCACGTACTATTGAACCCACTATTTCATGAGTCTTCCGAAAAGGGATGCCTTTCCCAACTAAATACTCACAGAGGTCAGTGGCGGTAAGAAATCCCTTTTGCAGGGCGGCTTCCATTCTTTCTGAATCAGGTTGGATATTATTAATCAAGCGAGTTGCTATGTGAAAGGTTTTTTCGCATTCGTGAACGGCTCTCAAAAGAGGCGGTTTATCTTGTTGTAAATCACGATTATAGGTTAAAGGAAGTCCTTTCAAGGTTACCGCTAAACTGATCCAGGATCCAATAACTTCTCCGGCTTTCCCCCTGATGAGTTCGGCAATATCCGGATTTTTTTTCTGTGGCATAATACTCGAACCAGTCGTAAAAGCATCATCTATGATAATAAATTGAAAACCTGGTGAGTTCCAAAGTACTAATTCCTCACCAAAACGGCTTAAATGAAGAAAGGCAATTGATAACGCATTCAGAGTTTCAAGAACATAATCCCGATCAGCTACTACATCCATGCTGTTTGCTTGTACCGAAGGAAATGCCAGCAGTTCAGCTACATATTTTCGGTCAATAGGGATCGAAGTCCCAGCTAACGCTCCGGCACCCAAGGGCAATTGATTGAGACGGGTAAGAGCATCTTTTAACCTCTCAGCGTCTCTTTGTAACATAAAGAAATAAGCCAAAAGATGGTGAGCAAAAAGAATCGGTTGCGCAGGTTGGAGATGGGTATATCCGGGCATTACCAAAGTTGGATATTTCTGAGCTAGAGTTAACAACCCTTTTTGAAGGTTGTTGATACCCCGAATGAGATGAATAATTTTTTCCCTTAAAAACAAGCGCTCATCAAGAACTATTTGATCGTTACGACTTCTCGCCGTGTGTAATTTTTCAGCTGGTTCTCCAATCATTTGTTTCAAATTTATTTCCACTGCGCTATGAATATCCTCATATACATTGAGATTGATTTGATTTTTTTCAATATTTTGTAACAGTTGGACAAGGCCTCTTTGAATATGTTGAGCTTCAGTTTGGTTTAATATTTCTATTTTTTGAAGCATTTTACAATGAGCAAGACTACCAATAATATCAAACCAATAAAGCTCTTGGTCTTCATTAATTGAAGTTGAAAATTCAGCAACTTCTTGGTCCAAATCCTTCCCCATCCGGCTTCCCCACAAGCGCATTTTCATCACCAACTTAGAATATTTTGATACTAGTAATATTTCCAAACACTGTGAACAACAGAATTCATAAAATTTAAAGATTACAATATTTTACTATAATATATAAAAATAGAGGGCACAATCAACTCGCACCCCCTATTTTTTTACAGGTTATTGCCCGAGGCTTAACTTATGAAGCCCCATTATTTATCTAGATAGTTCTGTGCTACGATCTCACCATGGTTGAAAAGACATTTCCGGTTATATAATGCCCTTCCAAAGGAATGAAGTAACTGATTCCTGTCTTTATTGGTTGGTTTTTTTCCGAGCAATGGCATCTATTTTTGTCGGCAACCCCCAGAGCTTAATAAACCCTTCTGCCGATGCATGATCAAAACGATCACCTTTATCATAAGTTGCCAAAGCAAAATCGTATAAGGAGTTTTCGGATTTTCTCCCAGTTATCTGCATACTACCTTTATAGAGCTTTATCCGAATTGATCCACTCACTCTTTCAGCAATTTTTTGCATAAAAGCATCTAAAGCTTCTCGAAGCGGAGAAAACCAAAGACCTTCGTAAACCATTAAAGAATATTTTTCTTCTAAAAACGATTTGAAATGAGTTACTTCCCGGGGCATAACTAAGTTTTCTAAATCTTTATATGCCTCGAGGAGAAGAAGCGCAGCTGGACATTCATAAATTTCACGGGATTTTATTCCCACCAAGCGGTTTTCGATATGATCTATTCTTCCAAAACCATGATCGCCACCAATAGTATTTAATTCTTCGACCATATTGACCAGTGAATAGAACTGACCTTTTAATAACTTGGGTACTCCGTTTTCAAAACCAATTTCAATGGTTGCTGCTTCATCAGGTGCTTTTTCTGGTGAACGAGTCCATTGGTATATATCTTCAGGGGGCTCAGTCCAAGGGTCTTCTAAAACACCACATTCAATACTTCGACCCCAGATATTAACATCAATACTATAAGGACTATCGACCGTTACTGGAATTGGTATCCCATTGGCAAGAGCCCATTCAATTTCTTCCTCACGAGTCCAACCCCATATCCGAGCTGGAGCGATAATCTGTAAGTCAGGATTTAAAGCTGCTACCGATACTTCGATTCTAACCTGGTCATTTCCCTTTCCCGTGCAACCATGGGCAATATAAGTTGCTCCTTTTTCTTCGGCTACTTGAACCAGGTATTTTGCAATCAACGGCCTCGATAATGCTGTTGCTAAGGGATAGCGTTTTTCATAAATAGCACCTGCCCATAGAGCTGGTAAAACATAATTACTGAGAAATTCTTCCCGGACATCAAAAACAAAAGCTTCCTTAGCTCCAATGCTCAGAGCCTTTTTTTGAACTCCCTCCAGGTCTTTTCCCTGACCCAAGTCTAAGGTTACCGCAAAAACATCGGCATCATATTTTTCCTGAAGCCAGCGTATAGCAACTGAGGTGTCAAGACCACCTGAATAGGCAAGAACTATCTTTTTTCGTTTACTCATATTATTCCTCCTCAATCGAACTCGCCATCTTTCCATCCATATCTAACCAGGTGGAATACATGGCGAATAGTCTTTTTTCCCTATTTCATTCCAGGTACTGTATTGGTAAATTGAATATCCAATAAAACCTCAACTAAGCTTTTTACCATTTGATCAATTTCTTTTTTACCAACAATAAGAGGTGGAAGAAGCCTGACTACATCATCGTTTGCTGCATTGACTATAACCCCTTTTTCCAACATCTTTTCGACGATTAATTTGGCTTTTCCGGTAACTTGTAAACCCCACATTAAACCAATGCCACGAACTTCTTGGATCAAATCATTAAACTTTTGTTGGGTTTGATAAAGTTGTTGTTGTAAATACTCCCCGGTTTCAATAACATTTTTCAGAAAATCGGTTTGAGCAATCGTATTGACCACAATCTGGGCAGCCCGAGAACAAATAGGATTTCCTCCAAAGGTACTTCCTTGGTCTCCCTTTCGAGTTATATTCACTATTTTTTCGTTTACCAAAACTGCTCCAATCGGGAGCCCCCCACCTAAACCTTTGGCTAAAGTAACAATATCAGGTTTTACTCCATAGGTTTCAAAAGCAAAAAATCTACCGGTTCGACCCATTCCACATTGTACTTCATCAAATATCAGAATAAT encodes the following:
- the argH gene encoding Argininosuccinate lyase, which codes for MGKDLDQEVAEFSTSINEDQELYWFDIIGSLAHCKMLQKIEILNQTEAQHIQRGLVQLLQNIEKNQINLNVYEDIHSAVEINLKQMIGEPAEKLHTARSRNDQIVLDERLFLREKIIHLIRGINNLQKGLLTLAQKYPTLVMPGYTHLQPAQPILFAHHLLAYFFMLQRDAERLKDALTRLNQLPLGAGALAGTSIPIDRKYVAELLAFPSVQANSMDVVADRDYVLETLNALSIAFLHLSRFGEELVLWNSPGFQFIIIDDAFTTGSSIMPQKKNPDIAELIRGKAGEVIGSWISLAVTLKGLPLTYNRDLQQDKPPLLRAVHECEKTFHIATRLINNIQPDSERMEAALQKGFLTATDLCEYLVGKGIPFRKTHEIVGSIVRELVSQDKSFQDLSFQELENYIGQLDQEVALVLDEKQSINRKQSEGSTSPQEVKKQFVIAQKLLDRWMAYNTRIEKEWHSKYQLLLSVE
- the argG gene encoding Argininosuccinate synthase, whose amino-acid sequence is MSKRKKIVLAYSGGLDTSVAIRWLQEKYDADVFAVTLDLGQGKDLEGVQKKALSIGAKEAFVFDVREEFLSNYVLPALWAGAIYEKRYPLATALSRPLIAKYLVQVAEEKGATYIAHGCTGKGNDQVRIEVSVAALNPDLQIIAPARIWGWTREEEIEWALANGIPIPVTVDSPYSIDVNIWGRSIECGVLEDPWTEPPEDIYQWTRSPEKAPDEAATIEIGFENGVPKLLKGQFYSLVNMVEELNTIGGDHGFGRIDHIENRLVGIKSREIYECPAALLLLEAYKDLENLVMPREVTHFKSFLEEKYSLMVYEGLWFSPLREALDAFMQKIAERVSGSIRIKLYKGSMQITGRKSENSLYDFALATYDKGDRFDHASAEGFIKLWGLPTKIDAIARKKTNQ